AAGATGAAACGAGCAATCTGAGCAAAGGCGTTGTTCTGAAACTACTGGATGATGAAAGAGCGATAAGTGGAGGAAGCATAAACTGGAATACAGACGATAGTTCCTTTGCTTATACAGGAGGGAATCTCCAGTCTGTTGACAAATTCTATCTTAATGAAAAGGGGGAAATCCTACTGGAAGAAACAGAAGATCCAATCAGCATAGATATTGTCAGCTATACCATCAGGGATATACGAAAGGGAAATACTTATGAGTATCCAATCGTAAAAATAGGCACTCAATATTGGATGAGAGAAGATTTATGTGCGACGGGGTACAGGAATGGAACTACATTGAATAAAAAAACTCAGTTGGGAGAAGGTCCTGGCTATTTCAGACCTCAGAGTACAGAAACATATTTTTATAATGGAGAAGCTGTACTTGAAGGAGAGTTGGCACCTGCAGGATGGAAAATTCCAGATAGTGATGATTGGCAAGCCTTAAAAGAATACACCAAAGACAGTGCTTCGATATTAAAAGCCGGAGAATGGGAAGTCTTAAAAGAGGGTGACACGATTGATTCTGGCTCTAATCTAACCGGTTTCTCAGCATATCCCGTAGGGATTTGGGGAGCAGGAAAAAATATATCTCAAAAACAATTAGTATGCTACTGGACACTAAATGAGACAGAAAATAGCATACCAGAACAATCAATAAGTTTCACCGGAAGCAGCACCAAGTTTTCTGTCGCCGCAACTCATGTTAAAAATGAAACTTACTATAAGGCCTTTTCCATACGTTGTATAAAAGAATAGCCCAACAAATAAAAGCATATCTCATTTCTTTTTCGTATTTTTGTTCCCAATGTACAAATAAGTTTTGTTCACCGAACAAAGACAACGAAAAAGAAATGAGAATTATCGACCTGATACACAGCAATGAGAAGACAGCTTTCTCTTTTGAAATACTGCCACCGCTGAAAGGCACAGGCATCGAAAAGCTGTACGAAACCATAGATACTTTACGGGAGTTTGACCCGAAATACATCAATATCACCACACATCGCAGCGAATATGTGTACAAAGATCTGGGAAACGGTTTGTTTCAGCGCAATCGCTTACGCCGCCGTCCGGGAACTGTTGCCGTAGCTGCCGCCATCCAAAACAGATATAATATCACTGTAGTTCCGCATCTTCTTTGTAGTGGTTTCACCCGCGAAGAGACAGAATATGTACTGCTCGATCTGCAATTCCTAGGTATTACCGACTTACTGGTGTTACGTGGAGATAAAGCAAAACATGAGTCCGTCTTCACTCCCGAAGGTGATGGCTACCACCATGCCACTGAACTGCAAGAACAAATCAATAACTTCAATAAAGGTATCTTCGTAGATGGCTCGGAAATGAAAGTGACCAATACACCATTTTCCTATGGCGTGGCGTGTTATCCCGAAAAACACGAAGAAGCTCCCAATATTGACACTGATATCTACTGGCTGAAAAAGAAAATGGAAGCCGGTGCAGAATATGCCGTTACACAGCTTTTCTATGATAACCAAAAATATTTCGATTTCGTAGAACGTGCCCGGAAAGCCGGAGTTACCATTCCCATCATTCCAGGTATCAAACCGTTCAAGAAGATATCTCAAATCAGCATGATACCCAAGACGTTCAAAGTGGACTTGCCCGAAGAACTGACATGCGAAGCGATGAAATGCAAAACGGATGAAGAAGCCAAACAAGTAGGCATCGAATGGTGTGTTAAGCAATGTAAGGAATTAATGGAACATGGAGTACCCAGTATTCACTTCTATTCCATCGGTGCAGTGGACAGTATAAAAGAAGTTGCAAAGCTGGTATACTAAGACCGAAATCAAGTAACATTAGTTGTAAATTATAAAACCATATATAATATCGTGTTTTTCAAAGAGGTAATAGGACAAGAAGCAGCCAAACAGCGGCTCCGGCAGGAAGTGCAAGAGGGGCGTATTCCTCATGCTCAGCTCTTCTGCGGTCCATCGGGAGTGGGAAAACTTCCGTTGGCAATGGCTTATGCCCGTTACATCTGTTGCCCGAACCGTACAGATACAGATGCCTGTGGCACTTGTCCCTCCTGCGTAAAGTGGAATAAGCTGGTACATCCGGATGTACACTTCGTCTTTCCCATCGTAAAAAAAGGGAAGAAAGAAGTGTGCGACGATTACATAGCTGACTGGCGCCACTTGGTGCTGAACAGCCCTTATTTCAGTCTCAACCACTGGCTAAATGAGATGGATGCTGAAAACGGACAAGCCATCATCTATGCAAAGGAGAGTGACGAGATAGTACGTAAACTCAGTCTGAAATCGAGCGAAGGTGGCTACAAAGTTACTATCGTCTGGCTACCGGAGAAAATGCACGTAGTTTGTGCCAATAAGTTATTGAAGCTTTTGGAAGAACCTCCCGAAAAGACAGTATTCTTATTGATATCCGAAACTCCGGACATGATACTGCCGACAATCCTGAGCCGTACGCAACGTTTCAACATCCGTAAAATAGAAGAAACAGATATTGCCAACGCTTTGCAACAGAAATACGGTGTACGCCCTAATGATAGTTTCACTCTGGCGCATCTTGCCAACGGTGACTTTATCAAAGCATTGGAAACCATTCACCTGAACGAAGAAAACGAACTGTTCTTTGAACTCTTTGTCAGCCTCATGCGTCTTTCCTATCAACGGAAGATACGTGAAATGAAGCAATGGAGTGAGCAACTGGCAGGCATGGGACGCGAACGACAGAAGAACTTCCTGACATACGCCCAGCGTATGATACGCGAGAATTTCATCTATAACCTGCATTGCAAAGAGATGAGTTACATGACTTTGCCCGAACAAAACTTTGCCACCCGCTTCGCCCCTTTTATCAACGAACGGAATGTAATGGGAATGATGGATGAATTGAGCGAGGCGCAGATACATATTGAACAAAATGTAAATGCAAGGATGGTCTTTTTTGATTTTTCATTGAAAATGATAGTTCTATTGAAACAGTAGAAATCAGATATATAGTAGTAATCTCAATCATAAATAAAAAAATGGATTTTAAACTACATAACGGAAGCGGAAGTCTCTGCTGCAAAAGTTGCGGCAGGCAAGACAAGCAACTGAACACCTACGACTGGCTGGCCGACATTCCCGGAAACGGAGAAGAAAGCGACCTGGTAGAAGTTCAGTTCAAGAATACCCGCAAAGGATATTTCCGCAATAGCAACCATATACCTCTTGAAAAGGGCGACATCGTGGCCGTAGAAGCAACGCCTGGACATGACATCGGTGTAGTGACCCTAACCGGACGCCTTGTTCCGCTGCAAATGCGAAAAGCTAACATCAAGTCTGAGGCTGATATCAAGCGCATCTATCGCAAAGCCAAGCAGGTAGATATGGACAAATATAATGAAGCCAAGGGACGCGAGCATGACACCATGATACGTGCCCGGCAGATTGCCCTCAACCTGAATCTCAACATGAAAATCGGTGATGTGGAATATCAGGGAGACGGCAACAAAGCTATTTTCTATTATATTGCCGACGAACGTGTAGACTTCCGCCAGCTGATCAAGGTATTAGCAGATGCTTTCCATGTCCGTATTGAAATGAAGCAGATTGGTGCACGCCAGGAGGCCGGACGAATCGGTGGCATCGGTCCTTGTGGACGCGAGCTCTGCTGTGCCACCTGGATGACTTCCTTCGTGTCAGTATCCACAAGCGCCGCCCGTTATCAGGATATTTCTCTCAATCCGCAAAAACTGGCAGGACAATGTGCCAAACTGAAATGCTGTCTCAACTATGAAGTGGACTGCTATGTGGAAGCTCAGAAGCGTCTTCCTTCCAGGGAGATCGAGTTGGAAACCAAAGACGGTACTTTCTATTTCTTTAAGGCAGATATTCTGAGCAATCAGATAACCTACTCTACCGACAAGAACATTCCTGCCAATCTGGTAACAATCAGTGGTAAGCGTGCATTTGAAATCATCGGTATGAACAAACGGGGTACTAAACCAGAAAGTCTTGTAGAAGAAGCACGCCAAGTGGAACCCAAGAAGCCAATAGATTTGTTGGAACAGGAAAGCTTAACCCGCTTTGACCGTAGCCGTAAAGGTAAAAACGGCGGAGAAAATAACGGTGGTGGAAATGGAAACGGCGGTAATAACAACCGCAAGAAAAAGAAAAAAGGAAATCCGAATCAACCCGGAGATCAACAATCCAGACCACGTCCACAAGGTGAACCGAGACCGCAAGGTGATAAGCCCAAACCACAAGGCGATCAGCGACGGGGAGAACAGCCCAGGCGCAACAAACCCAAACGCCCCAACAATCCACCCAGACCACAAGGAGAGAAACCTGTCGGAAATGAAAAACCTGCTCAAGAATAAAACATCTCTCCTGAAGAGTTTAATACTGCTGTTCATCGCAGGCTTCCACACAGCCTGCGATGAACAGACTGTATATCATTCTTTTCAATCCCTGCCAACGGAAGGCTGGCAGCGGAATGACACACTATTCTTCAATGTTTCGGTTGCAGACTCCGCTACACTCTACAATGTATCCGTAGAAGTAAGAAACCGGAATAATTATCCGTATCAGAATCTACCTTTACTCGTCTACTACGACAGTCCGGAAGCCCCAAATATCAAGCGGGATACATTGGAACTGCGACTTGCTGACAATGCAGGTATTTGGTTAGGAGATGGCTGGGGTGGGTTATATCAATCAACCCTTCCAGCAGGCTTCGTCCGTATTGGAAAAGCCGGGGAATACCGCTTCAAAATCATACACCTTCTACCGGACGAAGTTCTTCCCGGTATCAACGATGTAGGAATCAAATTAAAACGCTGACAGTCTCTTTTTACGTCCTGCATCAATCCGCAGGAAGATGAACAGCAAGATAGTGAATCCCCAAAGCGAAGAACCGCCATAACTAAAGAATGGCAGCGGAATACCAATCACAGGTGTCAATCCCAGCACCATACCTACATTAATAAATAGGTGGAACAGGAATATACTAACGACCGAGTACCCATAGACTCGACCAAAAGTAGACGGTTGCCGCTCCGCCACAGCAATCAGACGGAGTATTAATATAAGGAATAAGAGTAGCACGGCAGTAGAACCTATAAATCCTTCTTCTTCACCTACCGTACAGAAAATGAAATCTGTATCTTGTTCGGGTACATATTTCAACTTAGTCTGAGTACCGTTCAGGAATCCTTTCCCTGTCAAACCACCGGAACCGATAGCTATCTTCGACTGGTTGACATTGTATCCGGCACCAGCCAAATCTTCTTCCATGCCTAATACCACCTTGATACGTATCTGCTGGTGAGGCTCCAATACTTTATTAAAGAAGTAATCACTGGAATATAAGAAACCGATAGAACCGATAGCAAACATACCTATCAGAAAATAACTAAGATGACGTTCACTTAACGAAAGGAAAATAAGATACCCAACTACCAGCACACACAGTCCCCATTGCACCCAAACCAAATTAAACGGAGTCACATATTCCGATATAAAATAAGCGATCAACAACACTCCAATGGTAACTAACAATATATTGCGTACTGGTTCCCATTTCTTCTTATAAACCCACACCATTCCTGCTGCAGACAGCAAGACCATCGAGAGTACGGCAAACTCTCCTATCGGCGTCGGCGTATCGGCAATAAACACCTGATCAAAACGAATGCCTACCACAAAGTAAACTACTGCACACAACCCGGAAAACAGAACCACACCCGGCATCCCCTCCCGATACAGAACCAAAAAGAAAGCAGTATATACCAATGCGGATCCAGTCTCTCGCTGCAAGATAATAAGCATCATCGGGAACAGAATAAGAAAAACCATCATCCAGATATTCTTCCAGTTCTTCATGGTGAACGAATAGGAATTCATATACTTGGCCAACGCCAGTGCCGTAGCAAACTTGGCAAACTCCGCCGGCTGCAAACTTACTGGCCCCATAACCAGCCACGACCTCGATCCCTTCGTATCAGGAGCTATAAAGATAGTAACCACAAGTAATATGGCAAGTGCTATATAAATCAGATAGGCAAACATATCATAAATATCATCTTCAAGCATCAACAGCACAAACCCTAATCCGAAAGAGCAGATGATCCAAACCAATTGTTTGCCTG
The nucleotide sequence above comes from Bacteroides intestinalis DSM 17393. Encoded proteins:
- a CDS encoding PSP1 domain-containing protein, with protein sequence MDFKLHNGSGSLCCKSCGRQDKQLNTYDWLADIPGNGEESDLVEVQFKNTRKGYFRNSNHIPLEKGDIVAVEATPGHDIGVVTLTGRLVPLQMRKANIKSEADIKRIYRKAKQVDMDKYNEAKGREHDTMIRARQIALNLNLNMKIGDVEYQGDGNKAIFYYIADERVDFRQLIKVLADAFHVRIEMKQIGARQEAGRIGGIGPCGRELCCATWMTSFVSVSTSAARYQDISLNPQKLAGQCAKLKCCLNYEVDCYVEAQKRLPSREIELETKDGTFYFFKADILSNQITYSTDKNIPANLVTISGKRAFEIIGMNKRGTKPESLVEEARQVEPKKPIDLLEQESLTRFDRSRKGKNGGENNGGGNGNGGNNNRKKKKKGNPNQPGDQQSRPRPQGEPRPQGDKPKPQGDQRRGEQPRRNKPKRPNNPPRPQGEKPVGNEKPAQE
- a CDS encoding DNA polymerase III subunit; translated protein: MFFKEVIGQEAAKQRLRQEVQEGRIPHAQLFCGPSGVGKLPLAMAYARYICCPNRTDTDACGTCPSCVKWNKLVHPDVHFVFPIVKKGKKEVCDDYIADWRHLVLNSPYFSLNHWLNEMDAENGQAIIYAKESDEIVRKLSLKSSEGGYKVTIVWLPEKMHVVCANKLLKLLEEPPEKTVFLLISETPDMILPTILSRTQRFNIRKIEETDIANALQQKYGVRPNDSFTLAHLANGDFIKALETIHLNEENELFFELFVSLMRLSYQRKIREMKQWSEQLAGMGRERQKNFLTYAQRMIRENFIYNLHCKEMSYMTLPEQNFATRFAPFINERNVMGMMDELSEAQIHIEQNVNARMVFFDFSLKMIVLLKQ
- a CDS encoding gliding motility lipoprotein GldH; amino-acid sequence: MKNLLKNKTSLLKSLILLFIAGFHTACDEQTVYHSFQSLPTEGWQRNDTLFFNVSVADSATLYNVSVEVRNRNNYPYQNLPLLVYYDSPEAPNIKRDTLELRLADNAGIWLGDGWGGLYQSTLPAGFVRIGKAGEYRFKIIHLLPDEVLPGINDVGIKLKR
- the rodA gene encoding rod shape-determining protein RodA produces the protein MVTRRDSIWKSLDWVTICVYLILIAFGWFSVCGASYDYGDRDFWDFSTRAGKQLVWIICSFGLGFVLLMLEDDIYDMFAYLIYIALAILLVVTIFIAPDTKGSRSWLVMGPVSLQPAEFAKFATALALAKYMNSYSFTMKNWKNIWMMVFLILFPMMLIILQRETGSALVYTAFFLVLYREGMPGVVLFSGLCAVVYFVVGIRFDQVFIADTPTPIGEFAVLSMVLLSAAGMVWVYKKKWEPVRNILLVTIGVLLIAYFISEYVTPFNLVWVQWGLCVLVVGYLIFLSLSERHLSYFLIGMFAIGSIGFLYSSDYFFNKVLEPHQQIRIKVVLGMEEDLAGAGYNVNQSKIAIGSGGLTGKGFLNGTQTKLKYVPEQDTDFIFCTVGEEEGFIGSTAVLLLFLILILRLIAVAERQPSTFGRVYGYSVVSIFLFHLFINVGMVLGLTPVIGIPLPFFSYGGSSLWGFTILLFIFLRIDAGRKKRLSAF
- the metF gene encoding methylenetetrahydrofolate reductase [NAD(P)H], whose translation is MRIIDLIHSNEKTAFSFEILPPLKGTGIEKLYETIDTLREFDPKYINITTHRSEYVYKDLGNGLFQRNRLRRRPGTVAVAAAIQNRYNITVVPHLLCSGFTREETEYVLLDLQFLGITDLLVLRGDKAKHESVFTPEGDGYHHATELQEQINNFNKGIFVDGSEMKVTNTPFSYGVACYPEKHEEAPNIDTDIYWLKKKMEAGAEYAVTQLFYDNQKYFDFVERARKAGVTIPIIPGIKPFKKISQISMIPKTFKVDLPEELTCEAMKCKTDEEAKQVGIEWCVKQCKELMEHGVPSIHFYSIGAVDSIKEVAKLVY